The genomic region CCGGCCCGCCACCCCCGACCCCGAGCCCGTCTCGACCGCCAGCGCCGCCGTCCGCAGAGCCGCCGCCTCCGCCCGGGCCGAGCTCGGCGGGCCCCGGGAGGGTGATCTGGAAGACGTCCTCGCCGAGTTGGACCACACCCGTCAGGAGGCCGTCCCTGTCGCCTGACCAGCCGAAGTCCCGATGTCCCCGAATTGCGTCATGCGGTCGAAAACGCGCGATGAGCGGTGGTGAACCCACCTAGAAGACGATCGTGGGCGGAGCCGTTCACCGAGAAGTCCGGACGCTCTCTGAGCGGATCCGCCCCACCGCCGTACGCGGCCCCCCGGGCACCGCTCTACGATCGCGGCCATGGCCGAGTTCATTTACACCATGAGGAAGGTCCGCAAGGCGCACGGGGACAAGGTGATCCTCGATGACGTCTCGACGGCCTTCTATCCGGGCGCGAAGATCGGCGTCGTCGGTCCCAACGGGGCGGGCAAGTCGAGCGTGCTCAAGATCATGGCGGGCCTCGACCAGCCCAACAACGGTGACGCGCAGCTCGCCGAGGGCGCCTCGGTCGGGATCCTGCTGCAGGAACCACCCCTCAACGAGGAGAAGACCGTTCTCGGCAACGTCGAGGAGGGTGTCGGCGAGATCATGGTGAAGCTGCACCGCTTCAACGAGATCGCCGAGCAGATGGCCACCGACTACTCCGACGAGCTGATGGAGGAGATGGGCAAGCTCCAGGAGGAGCTGGACCACGCCGACGCGTGGGACATCAGCTCCCAGCTGGAGCAGGCGATGGACGCCCTGCGCTGCCCGCCCGGCGACGCCGAGGTGACCCACCTCTCCGGCGGTGAGCGCCGCCGCGTGGCGCTGTGCAAGCTGCTGCTCTCCAAGCCCGACCTGCTGCTGCTCGACGAGCCCACCAACCACCTGGACGCGGAGAGCGTGCTGTGGCTGGAGAAGCACCTGGCCGACTACCCGGGCGCCGTCCTGGCCGTCACACACGACCGGTACTTCCTGGACAACGTGGCCCAGTGGATCATGGAGCTGGACCGCGGTCGCGCCATCGGCTACGAGGGCAACTACTCCGCCTACCTGGAGAAGAAGGCGGAACGACTGGCCGTCCAGGGCAAGAAGGACGCCAAGCTGCACAAGCGGCTCAAGGACGAGCTGGACTGGGTCCGCTCCAACGCCAAGGCCCGTCAGACCAAGTCCCGGTCCCGTCTGAACCGGTACGAGGAGATGGCGGCCGAGGCGGAGAAGACCAGGAAGCTGGACTTCGAGGAGATCCAGATCCCGCCGGGCCCGCGTCTGGGCAACGTGGTGGTCGAGGTGGAGAACCTGAAGAAGGGCTTCGACGACCGCGTGCTCATCGACGGGCTGTCCTTCAGCCTGCCGAAGAACGGCATCGTCGGCGTCATCGGCCCGAACGGTGTCGGCAAGACCACGCTCTTCAAGACCATCGTCGGCCTTGAGGAGCCGGACTCGGGCAGCGTGCGGGTCGGCGAGACGGTGAAGCTGTCCTACGTCGACCAGAACCGCGCGGGCATCGACCCGGCCAAGAACGTCTGGGAGGTCGTCT from Crossiella sp. CA-258035 harbors:
- the ettA gene encoding energy-dependent translational throttle protein EttA, translated to MAEFIYTMRKVRKAHGDKVILDDVSTAFYPGAKIGVVGPNGAGKSSVLKIMAGLDQPNNGDAQLAEGASVGILLQEPPLNEEKTVLGNVEEGVGEIMVKLHRFNEIAEQMATDYSDELMEEMGKLQEELDHADAWDISSQLEQAMDALRCPPGDAEVTHLSGGERRRVALCKLLLSKPDLLLLDEPTNHLDAESVLWLEKHLADYPGAVLAVTHDRYFLDNVAQWIMELDRGRAIGYEGNYSAYLEKKAERLAVQGKKDAKLHKRLKDELDWVRSNAKARQTKSRSRLNRYEEMAAEAEKTRKLDFEEIQIPPGPRLGNVVVEVENLKKGFDDRVLIDGLSFSLPKNGIVGVIGPNGVGKTTLFKTIVGLEEPDSGSVRVGETVKLSYVDQNRAGIDPAKNVWEVVSGGLDYIKVGHVEMPSRAYIGAFGFKGADQQKPAGVLSGGERNRLNLALTLKQGGNLILLDEPTNDLDVETLSSLENALEQFPGCAVVISHDRWFLDRVATHILAWEGTDEDESKWFWFEGNFEGYEKNKVDRLGADAARPHRVTHRKLTRG